In Fibrobacter sp. UWR2, a single window of DNA contains:
- the recD gene encoding exodeoxyribonuclease V subunit alpha, translating to MRDTFINTLLECGGISSLQARLLKFLTGLQKNLNQDALNLFALLLAKQSDGDTRISVEEAPLRKAISRKMQNLGIADFEQFSESIVNGASSIKQGAYGNIIDSAPDASSFYQKPFILQNGFLYPSKYYFAKVIVEDKVKEFFNHIPSDESEIPQCIRTIESITRGPQGGGITLEKEQALAVIRGRQENLIITGGPGTGKTTVTFFLLRELYLNSEKHLQAPLYLAAPSGKAADRMKESIEQSVNLIGADEFETNLVIYNKMSNADSYTLHRLLGYKPDDNKFIYNSENRFPENSVFVIDESSMIDLTLFANFLQALPHSARIFLLGDAHQLPSVDAGAVLGELLESKADSTVKLTVSRRFNENSAIGQLAKLDFSQSPCTFVLPSEWDMHSEVQLLNLDTREKSTQLQRILEKWASEYLDSFVELAAQVTPNKPNQDELLERVWNFCTQARILSAERSGPAGVQNINDAIERLLLSKAKGAPISKIIMLNRNQSSFKLYNGDTGILFTNGNGEKFILFKTNRGFVFYPEYQFAPNVLETAFAITIHKAQGSEYDNVLMFIPTRPEHPLLNRQILYTGITRAKHSVTIVATSETFKAACETVIERDTGIEL from the coding sequence ATGCGTGATACGTTCATCAACACATTGCTCGAATGCGGCGGAATATCTTCGCTCCAGGCGCGGTTACTCAAGTTCCTGACCGGCCTCCAGAAGAATTTGAACCAGGATGCGCTAAACCTGTTTGCTCTGTTGCTTGCAAAGCAAAGCGACGGCGACACGCGAATTTCCGTCGAAGAAGCCCCATTGCGCAAGGCAATCAGCAGGAAAATGCAGAACCTGGGCATTGCAGATTTCGAGCAGTTCTCGGAATCCATCGTGAACGGGGCATCATCTATCAAGCAGGGCGCCTACGGGAATATTATTGACAGCGCACCGGACGCCAGTTCCTTCTACCAGAAACCCTTCATACTGCAGAACGGATTCCTGTACCCTTCCAAATACTATTTTGCGAAAGTCATCGTCGAAGACAAGGTCAAGGAATTTTTCAACCACATTCCTTCCGATGAATCCGAAATCCCGCAATGCATCCGGACCATCGAATCTATCACGCGTGGCCCGCAAGGGGGCGGAATCACGCTGGAAAAAGAACAGGCGCTGGCCGTAATCCGCGGCAGGCAAGAAAACCTGATTATCACAGGCGGGCCCGGCACCGGCAAGACGACGGTCACCTTCTTCTTGCTCCGCGAACTCTACCTGAATTCCGAAAAGCACCTGCAGGCGCCACTCTATCTTGCGGCTCCCAGCGGCAAGGCCGCCGACCGCATGAAGGAAAGCATCGAGCAGTCCGTGAACCTGATTGGCGCCGACGAATTCGAAACGAACCTCGTCATTTATAACAAGATGTCGAACGCAGATTCCTATACGCTCCATAGGCTGCTGGGCTACAAGCCCGACGACAATAAATTCATCTATAACTCCGAAAACCGCTTCCCGGAAAATTCCGTTTTCGTTATCGATGAATCGAGCATGATCGACCTGACGCTTTTTGCAAATTTCTTGCAAGCCCTACCGCATAGCGCACGAATCTTCCTCCTGGGCGATGCACACCAGCTGCCTTCCGTCGATGCAGGCGCCGTACTCGGCGAACTTCTGGAATCCAAGGCCGATTCAACTGTCAAGCTTACCGTCTCAAGGCGCTTCAACGAAAACTCGGCCATCGGGCAATTGGCTAAACTCGATTTTAGCCAGTCTCCATGCACATTTGTTCTGCCAAGCGAATGGGACATGCACAGCGAAGTGCAATTGCTGAACCTGGATACCCGCGAAAAATCCACACAGCTACAGCGAATCCTCGAAAAATGGGCCAGCGAGTACCTAGATTCCTTCGTGGAGCTTGCCGCACAAGTTACCCCCAACAAGCCTAACCAAGATGAATTGCTGGAGCGCGTCTGGAACTTCTGCACACAGGCACGCATCCTTTCCGCAGAGCGGTCGGGGCCTGCGGGCGTCCAGAACATCAACGATGCAATAGAACGCCTCCTGCTTTCAAAAGCGAAGGGAGCGCCCATCAGCAAGATTATAATGCTCAACCGCAACCAGAGCAGTTTCAAGCTTTACAACGGAGACACGGGTATTCTCTTTACCAATGGTAACGGGGAAAAATTCATCCTGTTCAAAACCAACAGAGGGTTCGTTTTTTATCCGGAATACCAGTTTGCGCCCAATGTACTTGAGACAGCATTTGCCATTACCATCCACAAGGCGCAGGGCTCCGAATACGACAATGTATTGATGTTTATACCGACGAGGCCCGAGCACCCGCTCCTCAACCGTCAAATCCTCTACACCGGCATTACCCGCGCCAAGCATTCCGTGACCATCGTCGCGACATCCGAGACGTTCAAGGCCGCCTGCGAAACAGTCATCGAGCGCGATACGGGAATTGAGTTGTAG
- a CDS encoding FISUMP domain-containing protein, whose protein sequence is MKHIKNTAFATITILAATAFIACQDNRGCTFDQAANKLECPEKTYSTIVMGGNTWMAENLAVFTPDSSICYDNNHQNCETDGRLYSFDAAMSSACPLGWGLPTREDFKAAFEGKAITELKNKDSFNLQFAGFKYYDGKFADRGQTASFWTADAFDDSRAYMVRVTDSAYTFEHFNKNIDASVRCIKK, encoded by the coding sequence ATGAAGCACATCAAGAACACGGCTTTTGCCACCATCACCATCCTTGCCGCCACAGCATTTATCGCCTGCCAGGACAACCGCGGTTGCACCTTTGACCAGGCCGCCAATAAGCTCGAATGCCCCGAAAAGACCTACTCCACCATCGTCATGGGTGGCAACACCTGGATGGCCGAAAATCTCGCCGTCTTCACGCCCGATTCCAGCATCTGCTACGACAACAATCACCAAAACTGCGAAACGGACGGGCGCCTGTATTCCTTCGATGCAGCCATGAGTTCCGCTTGCCCCTTGGGCTGGGGGCTGCCGACCCGCGAAGATTTCAAGGCCGCCTTCGAAGGCAAGGCCATCACCGAACTCAAGAACAAGGATTCCTTCAACCTGCAGTTTGCCGGATTCAAGTACTACGACGGAAAGTTCGCCGACCGCGGGCAAACCGCAAGCTTCTGGACCGCAGACGCCTTCGACGATTCCAGGGCCTACATGGTCCGCGTGACCGATTCGGCTTACACCTTCGAACACTTCAACAAGAATATCGACGCCTCGGTCAGGTGCATCAAGAAGTAG
- a CDS encoding LysR family transcriptional regulator has product MELTHLKYFLEVARTQHVTQSAHNLCIVQPALTKAIHKLEEEIGVPLFKTKGRNIVLTEYGKYFHERVQPLYEEIGRLPQELRDMASDDAVKIRLNVLAASSLITSAVIAYKRLHPEISFDLSQNESSTMYDMRVSTFAHARLATTDDDAACSFEEEIFLAVPNVDQYRKMDAISLSQMKGEKFIGLAGTKQLRNICNEFCHDIGVQMDVSFESDNTSAIKDAVASGIGVCFWPEYTWGRVEKRKIRLLKIVDAPFRRELLVTMRKNKADNRNTEHFYKFLVMYLKKHFRHHR; this is encoded by the coding sequence ATGGAACTGACACATCTCAAATATTTTCTAGAAGTCGCCCGTACGCAGCACGTGACGCAGAGCGCGCATAACCTGTGTATTGTGCAGCCGGCGCTTACCAAGGCCATCCACAAGCTCGAAGAAGAAATCGGTGTTCCGCTGTTCAAGACGAAGGGCCGAAACATCGTGTTGACAGAATATGGTAAGTATTTCCACGAACGTGTGCAGCCCCTTTACGAAGAAATTGGCCGGCTCCCGCAGGAGTTGCGTGACATGGCCAGCGATGATGCGGTAAAGATTCGCCTGAACGTGCTGGCGGCATCTTCGTTGATAACTTCTGCAGTGATTGCCTACAAGCGCCTCCATCCGGAAATCAGTTTCGACTTGAGCCAGAACGAAAGTTCGACCATGTACGATATGCGCGTTTCTACGTTTGCGCATGCGCGCCTTGCAACTACCGACGACGATGCAGCTTGCAGTTTCGAGGAAGAAATTTTCCTTGCCGTCCCGAATGTGGATCAGTACAGGAAAATGGATGCGATTTCACTTTCACAGATGAAGGGCGAAAAGTTTATCGGGCTTGCGGGTACAAAGCAACTGCGCAATATATGTAACGAGTTCTGCCACGATATCGGCGTGCAGATGGACGTTTCGTTCGAGAGCGACAACACATCGGCCATCAAGGACGCAGTGGCATCGGGCATAGGCGTGTGCTTTTGGCCAGAATACACTTGGGGCCGTGTCGAAAAGCGCAAGATTCGCCTGCTAAAGATTGTGGATGCCCCGTTCCGGCGCGAACTTCTCGTGACCATGCGGAAGAACAAGGCCGACAACCGCAATACGGAACATTTCTACAAGTTCCTAGTCATGTACCTGAAGAAACACTTCCGCCACCATCGGTAA